A segment of the Staphylococcus ratti genome:
TCAACGAGTTGAATGCCAATCTTCACCCAACTTTTGTCAAAATGAATTAACGTACCATCTTTATCAAACATAATCCAACTTTCATTCGTCATGTATTGCACCTCCCATAGATATTGATGACGATACGTGCTCTACTTGTTTATCGGTTCATTTAAATAAATTTGTTGAATCGTTTCTAAGCTTGTGACTTCCGATAAGTCAATAAAATAAGGCGCTTGCCATTTTTGTGTGCGCAAAGCGGTCGCATTTAAAGCCTTTTCCCAACAAGGATAAACTCTGAATGCCATCTTCCCTTTTGTATGATCCGAAGATAGTATACCCTTTTCTAGCAACAGAGATTTAGGGAAGACAAACTGACCGTTTTTCGCCCCCTCAATCACATTAATAATTATTTTATCTTGCGACTCATTGTATTTAAATGGCACATTTTTGTTTTCTTTATTTTTTTGCCAAACAGCAACAAAGTACCCTTGTTTTTTAGGCGTTTTCTTCGCTAACCTACTTTTAAATGCAATTCCGTTTAATACAAAATCAAACGCCTCATATGTTTCATTCCAATTTTCAATTTTAATATTACTTAAAGTACCCCATTGCATCTTCTCAATGATTGTTCGTAAATATTGTATAGAAATATAATCGTTCATCATCAATGTCCTTTAATTTTATTATTCAACCTAGTTACACGCAGCTTATATCGTTTTAAATATAGGGATTACCATATTGTCGGCAATAGCGATAATAACCTTGTTGAATCATATACATTTTTCGTTCGATATTCTCAGGTGTATCAAATTCAATTAATTTCAAAATATGTTCCATAAATTCAATAGGTGCCGTCCCATTAGCAGTGACGAGATGACCATCTCTTATCGCTTGTGCTTCTATAAAAAACGACGCGTTTTCATACTGATTAAAACCTTTCCATAATGACAAAGCATTACCGGTATGTTTATAATCGTTTAAAAAGCCGTTTTTCGCAAGATAATCTACTGCCCCACAAATAGCACCTATCGGAATTTTATTAGCAAATGCTTGCTTAATAAAGT
Coding sequences within it:
- a CDS encoding MepB family protein gives rise to the protein MMNDYISIQYLRTIIEKMQWGTLSNIKIENWNETYEAFDFVLNGIAFKSRLAKKTPKKQGYFVAVWQKNKENKNVPFKYNESQDKIIINVIEGAKNGQFVFPKSLLLEKGILSSDHTKGKMAFRVYPCWEKALNATALRTQKWQAPYFIDLSEVTSLETIQQIYLNEPINK
- a CDS encoding type 1 glutamine amidotransferase family protein; its protein translation is MKKALFLLLDQFADWESAYLSSMLNQSEDWEIKTISLNKTVTSIGNFAVTVDYEIGQFDETYDLLILIGGNTWNVENEMLYHFIKQAFANKIPIGAICGAVDYLAKNGFLNDYKHTGNALSLWKGFNQYENASFFIEAQAIRDGHLVTANGTAPIEFMEHILKLIEFDTPENIERKMYMIQQGYYRYCRQYGNPYI